The following proteins come from a genomic window of Manduca sexta isolate Smith_Timp_Sample1 chromosome 6, JHU_Msex_v1.0, whole genome shotgun sequence:
- the LOC119193783 gene encoding uncharacterized protein LOC119193783, whose product METLSTLATFATGFDIENTTATLNATNISTIAPAVSSAPKGKVFGVVLKVVYAIGIIGNAAAIIALRRGERRVRNRKHLLLLTSLAANDLVALVGMMLAMVLAEHVPGVRDTRLHCAARVVLRVFGVGSVCIAVTMALERYLALTRPFLYQKSIGA is encoded by the exons ATGGAGACATTGTCAACGCTAGCTACTTTTGCGACCGGGTTCGACATAGAGAACACAACCGCGACGCTCAACGCAACGAATATTAGTACAATCGCGCCCGCCGTGTCTTCGGCGCCGAAGGGGAAGGTGTTTGGAGTGGTCCTGAAAGTGGTGTATGCGATAGGTATAATCGGAAATGCAGCAGCGATCATAGCGCTGCGGCGCGGCGAGAGGAGAGTCAGGAACCGCAAGCATCTGCTGCTGCTGACGTCACTGGCTGCGAATGATCTTGTCGCTTTG GTGGGCATGATGCTGGCCATGGTACTGGCAGAGCACGTGCCGGGCGTGCGCGACACGCGGCTGCACTGCGCCGCGCGCGTCGTGCTGCGCGTGTTCGGCGTCGGCAGCGTCTGCATCGCCGTCACCATGGCGCTCGAGCGGTACCTCGCACTTACCAGGCCCTTCCTCTACCAAAAG TCGATCGGCGCCTAA
- the LOC119193671 gene encoding uncharacterized protein LOC119193671 produces the protein METLSTLATFATGFDIENTTATLNATNISTIAPAVSSAPKGKVFGVVLKVVYAIGIIGNAAAIIALRRGERRVRNRKHLLLLTSLAANDLVALVGMMLAMVLAEHVPGVRDTRLHCAARVVLRVFGVGSVCIAVTMALERYLALTRPFLYQKVSAINTLM, from the exons ATGGAGACATTGTCAACGCTAGCTACTTTTGCGACCGGGTTCGACATAGAGAACACAACCGCGACGCTCAACGCAACGAATATTAGTACAATCGCGCCCGCCGTGTCTTCGGCGCCGAAGGGGAAGGTGTTTGGAGTGGTCCTGAAAGTGGTGTATGCGATAGGTATAATCGGAAATGCAGCAGCGATCATAGCGCTGCGGCGCGGCGAGAGGAGAGTCAGGAACCGAAAGCATCTGCTGCTGCTGACGTCACTGGCTGCGAATGATCTTGTCGCTTTG GTGGGCATGATGCTGGCCATGGTACTGGCAGAGCACGTGCCGGGCGTGCGCGACACGCGGCTGCACTGCGCCGCGCGCGTCGTGCTGCGCGTGTTCGGCGTCGGCAGCGTCTGCATCGCCGTCACCATGGCACTCGAGCGGTACCTCGCACTCACCAGGCCCTTCCTCTACCAAAAGGTCAGTGCAATTAATACTTTAATGTAA